A part of Nocardioides sp. WS12 genomic DNA contains:
- a CDS encoding 5'-3' exonuclease H3TH domain-containing protein, whose protein sequence is MTTITMTTSSSPPRQRKLLLAVDAPSLLHRNHHARAHTRLADRSGRPAWALHGMLRQIIESIDSFAPDAVIFGLDDRAASLRRDFYPDYKAGRAEKDDQLVDQLDRAGSLLDALGLATLTPPGLEADDVNASAATWAEENDWNCVIITSDRDAFAHISDHTSILRLIDGGINGSPLLTPSRLRIMYGVAAENYLEYAALRGDASDNLPGVTGIGEKSASALLSHMGSMQAAWADIEHNNGDALLAAFDSWAEETGARRIGASLLKRLTADGARERFEFNVRIMSGRTDLDLGLTPDIPGTPGLLPLDIERVERVVGHLNMEATTALALRVLTGDPASIGR, encoded by the coding sequence ATGACGACGATCACCATGACCACGTCCTCCTCGCCTCCGCGCCAGCGCAAGTTGCTGCTCGCTGTGGACGCACCGTCGCTGCTGCACCGCAACCACCACGCGCGGGCACACACCCGGCTCGCCGACCGATCGGGCCGACCTGCGTGGGCGCTGCACGGGATGCTGCGGCAGATCATCGAGTCCATCGACTCGTTCGCTCCGGACGCCGTGATCTTCGGTCTCGACGACCGTGCCGCCTCGCTGCGCCGCGACTTCTACCCCGACTACAAGGCCGGGCGCGCGGAGAAGGACGACCAGCTCGTCGACCAGCTCGACCGCGCCGGGTCGCTCCTCGACGCGCTCGGCCTGGCGACGCTCACTCCCCCGGGCCTCGAGGCCGATGACGTCAACGCTTCGGCCGCCACCTGGGCCGAGGAGAACGACTGGAACTGCGTCATCATCACGTCCGACCGGGACGCGTTCGCCCACATCAGCGACCACACCTCGATCCTGCGGCTCATCGACGGCGGCATCAACGGTTCGCCCCTGCTCACGCCCAGCCGGCTCAGGATCATGTACGGCGTCGCGGCGGAGAACTATCTCGAGTACGCCGCGTTGCGGGGTGATGCCAGTGACAACCTCCCCGGCGTCACCGGCATCGGCGAGAAGTCGGCGTCCGCGCTGCTGTCCCACATGGGCTCCATGCAGGCGGCGTGGGCCGACATCGAGCACAACAACGGCGATGCGCTGCTGGCGGCGTTCGACAGTTGGGCCGAGGAGACGGGCGCCCGCCGGATCGGCGCGAGTCTGCTCAAGCGCCTCACGGCCGACGGTGCGCGCGAGCGCTTCGAGTTCAACGTCCGGATCATGTCCGGGCGCACCGACCTGGACCTCGGCCTCACCCCGGACATCCCGGGTACACCCGGCCTGTTGCCGCTCGACATCGAACGGGTCGAGCGCGTGGTCGGTCACCTCAACATGGAGGCGACGACCGCACTCGCGTTGCGGGTGCTGACCGGCGACCCTGCCTCGATCGGGAGATGA
- a CDS encoding carboxyl transferase domain-containing protein, which produces MTEDAPAQGLTEVLARRFLTTDAARSEKVDRWHGRGRRTARENIADLVDAGSFVEYGRFVTPAQESRRSLAELVVEAPADGIIGGTATIDGHPCAVLSYDYLVMAGTQGMRGHRKSDRLIELIGRMGLPTVFFTEGGGGRPGDTDLPLVSALDVGSFALWGELQGVVPRIAVVSGRCFAGNAVLAGCADLRIATPDANLGMAGPAMIAGGGLGQFAAEEIGPADEQAANGVLDVVVDDEAEAVDVVRRLLSCLRGPTTDAAGDGGADDQDVLRTLLPENDREGFDVRPVIETLADTDTLTWLREGWAPELVTAIGRIGGIPAGFVANQSTHLAGALTADASAKAADFLELCQRWELPVVSLVDTPGFMVGPEAERTGLVRHASRMVTAGALLTVPLIGVVLRRGYGLGAQAMLGGSTHRPLLTVAWPGAHLGAMGLEGAVRLALAKELAAMPEQEREAAVAEHTAQLRDHAKALNAARMFEIDDVIDPAETRAVIVATLQRAAPRG; this is translated from the coding sequence ATGACCGAGGACGCGCCCGCGCAGGGACTGACAGAGGTGCTCGCCCGGCGCTTCCTCACCACCGATGCCGCCCGGAGCGAGAAGGTCGACCGCTGGCACGGCCGCGGTCGTCGTACGGCCAGGGAGAACATCGCCGATCTGGTCGACGCTGGATCCTTCGTCGAGTACGGCCGCTTCGTCACCCCCGCACAGGAGTCCCGCCGATCGCTCGCGGAACTGGTCGTCGAAGCGCCCGCAGACGGGATCATCGGCGGCACGGCAACGATCGACGGCCACCCCTGCGCGGTCCTGTCCTACGACTACCTGGTGATGGCCGGCACCCAGGGCATGCGCGGGCACCGGAAGTCGGACCGGCTGATCGAGCTGATCGGCCGGATGGGACTACCGACAGTCTTCTTCACCGAGGGCGGCGGCGGTCGTCCCGGCGACACCGACCTGCCTCTCGTGTCCGCACTCGACGTCGGGTCGTTCGCGCTGTGGGGTGAACTCCAGGGCGTGGTTCCGCGGATCGCGGTCGTCTCCGGCCGATGCTTCGCCGGCAATGCGGTGCTGGCCGGATGCGCCGACCTGCGGATCGCCACCCCCGACGCGAACCTCGGCATGGCCGGGCCCGCAATGATCGCCGGGGGCGGCCTGGGCCAGTTCGCCGCCGAGGAGATCGGACCCGCCGACGAGCAGGCTGCCAACGGCGTGCTGGACGTGGTCGTCGACGACGAGGCCGAGGCCGTCGACGTCGTACGACGACTGCTCTCCTGCCTGCGTGGTCCCACCACCGACGCGGCGGGCGACGGGGGCGCCGACGACCAGGACGTCCTGCGCACGCTGCTGCCGGAGAACGACCGTGAGGGTTTCGACGTCCGCCCGGTCATCGAAACCCTTGCCGACACGGACACGCTCACCTGGCTGCGCGAGGGCTGGGCGCCCGAACTGGTGACGGCGATCGGCCGCATCGGTGGCATCCCCGCCGGCTTCGTCGCCAACCAGTCCACGCACCTGGCCGGCGCCCTGACCGCAGACGCATCGGCGAAGGCTGCCGACTTCCTGGAGCTGTGCCAGCGCTGGGAACTGCCGGTGGTCTCCCTGGTCGACACCCCGGGCTTCATGGTCGGTCCCGAGGCCGAACGCACCGGCCTGGTCCGGCACGCCTCGCGGATGGTGACGGCAGGTGCCCTGCTGACCGTGCCCCTGATCGGCGTGGTCCTGCGCCGCGGCTACGGCCTCGGCGCGCAGGCCATGCTCGGCGGCAGCACCCACCGCCCGCTGCTCACCGTGGCCTGGCCGGGCGCGCACCTCGGCGCGATGGGGCTGGAGGGCGCCGTACGGCTGGCGCTGGCGAAGGAGCTGGCCGCGATGCCCGAGCAGGAGCGCGAGGCCGCCGTGGCCGAGCACACCGCCCAGCTCCGCGACCACGCGAAGGCACTGAACGCCGCGCGGATGTTCGAGATCGACGACGTGATCGACCCCGCGGAGACCCGCGCCGTCATCGTCGCGACCTTGCAGCGGGCCGCCCCGCGCGGCTGA
- a CDS encoding lysophospholipid acyltransferase family protein: protein MPTTNEEAHRIAREKGVSGPLYLIVKYTAALILRIVCGFTATGKENVPKKGPVVIVPNHKSFWDPFFVAIVLRRPVHFMGKAEHFEGPLAGIFLRLGAFPVRRGSSDEEALETARAILARGDALALFPEGTRVREEGLGAPKRGAARLAIEAGAPLIPTTITGTEKRRWPLPRKVRMVFGTPVSVEGLKATPEDAAAVIGEAWPQVADEYTRWQNRPGTIAAGAAALGLGAWLIKKKLDK from the coding sequence GTGCCGACGACGAACGAAGAAGCCCACCGGATCGCGCGCGAGAAGGGTGTGAGCGGACCGCTCTACCTGATCGTGAAGTACACCGCGGCGCTGATCCTGCGGATCGTGTGCGGCTTCACCGCGACGGGCAAGGAGAACGTCCCCAAGAAGGGGCCGGTCGTCATCGTGCCCAACCACAAGAGCTTCTGGGACCCGTTCTTCGTGGCCATCGTGCTGCGTCGGCCGGTGCACTTCATGGGCAAGGCCGAGCACTTCGAGGGACCCCTGGCGGGCATCTTCCTGCGCCTGGGTGCCTTCCCGGTGCGCCGGGGCTCGTCCGACGAGGAGGCCCTCGAGACGGCGCGGGCGATCCTGGCCCGCGGCGACGCGCTCGCCCTCTTCCCCGAGGGCACCCGGGTTCGTGAAGAGGGCCTCGGTGCGCCGAAGCGTGGCGCCGCCCGACTGGCAATCGAGGCCGGTGCGCCGCTGATCCCGACCACCATCACCGGCACGGAGAAGCGCCGCTGGCCGCTGCCGCGCAAGGTGCGGATGGTCTTCGGGACGCCCGTCTCGGTCGAGGGCCTGAAGGCAACACCCGAGGACGCGGCAGCCGTGATCGGTGAGGCCTGGCCGCAGGTCGCCGACGAGTACACCCGCTGGCAGAACCGGCCGGGCACCATCGCGGCCGGCGCGGCGGCGCTGGGCCTGGGTGCCTGGCTCATCAAGAAGAAGCTCGACAAGTAG
- a CDS encoding UBP-type zinc finger domain-containing protein, protein MTSDQNPAIDVDAAPSGTGCQECSELSGWWVHLRRCAACGHVGCCDSSPGQHATAHFKQTGHQLVQTFEPGENWFWDYVAEDYYDGPPLAEPTAHPEDQPAPGPRGAVPLNWRDLIH, encoded by the coding sequence GTGACCAGCGACCAGAACCCGGCCATCGACGTCGACGCAGCGCCCAGCGGGACCGGCTGCCAGGAGTGTTCCGAGTTGAGTGGCTGGTGGGTGCACCTGCGTCGGTGTGCCGCCTGTGGCCACGTGGGTTGCTGCGACTCGTCGCCCGGGCAGCACGCGACCGCGCACTTCAAGCAGACCGGTCATCAACTGGTCCAGACGTTCGAACCGGGCGAGAACTGGTTCTGGGACTACGTGGCCGAGGACTACTACGACGGCCCGCCGCTCGCGGAACCGACGGCGCACCCCGAGGACCAGCCCGCGCCGGGCCCGCGGGGCGCCGTACCGCTGAACTGGCGCGACCTCATCCACTGA
- a CDS encoding metallophosphoesterase has product MEPLGQYPDPIHVVAHLSDPHLLASSLQYGVVDTAAHLERALERLARLPMPPQALVFTGDLADKAEPAAYTKLREIVEPAAEALGAEVVWVMGNHDEREVYSRELFGAESDAPQDRVHDINGLRIVALDTSVPGWHHGELSDDQLAWLTDVLTEPAPHGTLLAMHHAPIPVPMLRLAELIELHDQERLAAVVAGTDVRGILGGHFHFTSFSTFAGVPVSVASATCYTSEVLPNQRLLSGVDASQAFTMLHLYEDRIVHSVVPAMDGPEVTGHGLEMLAPFNAMTPAERFDMVSRKDSLLNRPTGD; this is encoded by the coding sequence GTGGAGCCTCTCGGCCAGTACCCCGATCCGATCCATGTCGTCGCGCACCTCAGCGATCCGCACCTGCTCGCCAGCTCGCTGCAGTACGGCGTCGTGGACACCGCCGCGCACCTGGAACGCGCGCTCGAGCGGCTGGCCCGGTTGCCGATGCCGCCGCAGGCGCTCGTGTTCACGGGCGACCTGGCGGACAAAGCCGAGCCGGCGGCGTACACGAAGTTGCGCGAGATCGTGGAGCCGGCGGCCGAGGCACTCGGCGCCGAAGTCGTGTGGGTGATGGGCAATCACGACGAACGGGAGGTCTACTCGCGCGAGCTCTTCGGTGCGGAGAGCGACGCGCCGCAGGACCGCGTCCACGACATCAACGGCCTGCGCATCGTCGCCCTCGACACCAGCGTCCCGGGCTGGCACCACGGCGAACTCTCCGACGACCAACTCGCTTGGCTGACCGACGTCCTCACCGAACCGGCCCCGCACGGCACGCTGCTCGCGATGCACCACGCACCGATCCCGGTGCCGATGTTGCGCCTGGCCGAGCTGATCGAGTTGCACGACCAGGAGCGGCTTGCTGCCGTGGTGGCCGGGACGGACGTGCGCGGGATCCTCGGCGGCCACTTCCACTTCACGTCGTTCTCGACGTTCGCGGGCGTGCCGGTCTCGGTGGCCTCGGCGACGTGCTACACCTCCGAGGTCTTGCCGAACCAGCGCCTGCTCTCCGGCGTCGACGCGAGCCAGGCCTTCACGATGCTCCACCTCTACGAGGACCGCATCGTGCACTCCGTCGTTCCGGCCATGGACGGCCCGGAGGTCACCGGTCACGGTCTGGAGATGCTGGCGCCGTTCAACGCGATGACGCCCGCGGAGCGCTTCGACATGGTGTCGCGCAAGGACTCCCTGCTGAACCGGCCCACCGGCGACTGA
- a CDS encoding pyridoxamine 5'-phosphate oxidase family protein, with protein MPAMTDLTTDECEDLLRSGVFGRLVMLAGPREVEVFPVNYVTVDDAVLARTAAGTMLDRYADGAVLLFEVDDVDYERGHGWSVVARGYGERVSGVERTETERHVPGPPRWLRREDDVWIRLRWDELSGRQLGTGWDRAAEMPVRRAWR; from the coding sequence ATGCCTGCAATGACGGATCTGACGACAGACGAGTGCGAGGACCTGTTGCGGTCCGGGGTCTTCGGGCGCCTGGTCATGTTGGCCGGACCTCGCGAGGTCGAGGTCTTTCCGGTCAATTACGTCACGGTCGACGACGCCGTTCTCGCGCGCACCGCGGCGGGCACGATGCTCGATCGGTACGCCGACGGCGCGGTGTTGTTGTTCGAGGTCGACGACGTCGACTACGAGCGGGGCCACGGCTGGTCCGTGGTTGCTCGTGGATACGGCGAGCGGGTGTCCGGCGTGGAACGGACCGAGACAGAGCGCCACGTCCCGGGGCCACCCCGCTGGCTGCGACGCGAGGACGACGTGTGGATCCGACTGCGGTGGGACGAGTTGTCGGGTCGCCAACTCGGCACGGGCTGGGATCGCGCGGCCGAGATGCCCGTGCGCCGGGCGTGGCGCTGA
- a CDS encoding GAF domain-containing protein produces the protein MDLTGEDRGEVPERTDLEAVDFEDLVRAVLDRMHDALDQQARLQLLLDAVVTISADLSLDGVLSRIVAIASRLAGAQYAALGVLSAGNQRRLRTFIHHGISDELAVQIGELPTGHGLLGSIIDRPEPLRLHDIAEHPASYGFPPNHPPMSSFLGVPVRIRDRIFGNLYLTEKIGDGDFTTEDEEIVIALAAAAGVAIENARLYEETTTREVWARATAEVAALLSDPACRDPLEIVVNRAREISGADSAWVVDDALEVVAGEPGSPDLGPVLEVPLNSSSRAKGSLFLGWSWQQEDRYHALDQQLVTSYAEQTSLSLQLAEAREDRRLLAVFEDRDRIGRDLHDLVIQRLFAVGLGLQGATRLVDRPEVAARLDQAVDDLDATIKDIRRAIFGLSSLDTAGDVQAEVTRLVDRAASTLSFRPSLRFEGPVRTLVTADLAPDLLAVLAEGLSNATRHAEANAIEVVVDVSGHDVVLTVRDDGRGISGTGSESGLANIRVRAEQRGGTLAVDSAPGQGTALTWTVPRRREGDGPTPPS, from the coding sequence ATGGACCTGACCGGCGAAGACCGCGGAGAAGTCCCCGAACGGACCGATCTCGAGGCGGTCGACTTCGAGGACCTGGTTCGAGCCGTGCTCGACCGCATGCACGACGCACTGGACCAACAGGCCCGACTCCAGTTGTTGCTGGACGCGGTCGTCACCATCTCGGCTGACCTCAGTCTCGATGGCGTGCTGTCGCGGATCGTGGCGATCGCGAGCCGACTGGCCGGTGCACAGTACGCCGCTCTCGGGGTTCTCAGCGCCGGCAACCAGCGTCGTCTGCGCACGTTCATCCACCACGGTATTTCCGACGAACTCGCCGTCCAGATCGGCGAACTGCCGACGGGACACGGGCTGCTGGGGTCGATCATCGACCGACCCGAACCGCTGCGCCTCCACGACATCGCCGAGCACCCGGCGTCGTACGGCTTTCCCCCGAACCACCCGCCGATGAGCTCGTTCCTCGGGGTGCCGGTCCGGATCCGGGACCGGATCTTCGGGAACCTCTACCTGACGGAGAAGATCGGTGACGGTGACTTCACCACCGAGGACGAGGAGATCGTGATCGCCCTCGCGGCGGCGGCCGGTGTTGCGATCGAGAACGCCCGTCTGTACGAGGAGACCACCACCCGCGAGGTCTGGGCGAGGGCCACCGCCGAGGTGGCCGCCCTGCTCTCGGACCCGGCCTGCCGGGATCCGCTCGAGATCGTCGTGAACCGGGCCCGCGAGATCTCGGGTGCGGACTCTGCCTGGGTGGTCGACGACGCGCTCGAGGTCGTCGCTGGCGAGCCGGGGTCGCCGGATCTCGGTCCGGTGCTCGAGGTGCCGTTGAACTCCTCGTCGCGAGCGAAGGGGTCCCTGTTCCTCGGGTGGTCCTGGCAGCAGGAGGACCGCTACCACGCGCTCGACCAGCAGTTGGTCACGTCGTACGCCGAACAGACCTCGTTGTCGCTCCAGCTCGCGGAGGCCCGGGAGGACCGGCGTCTGCTCGCGGTCTTCGAGGACCGCGACCGGATCGGTCGTGACCTCCACGACCTGGTCATCCAGCGACTGTTCGCTGTCGGGTTGGGGCTGCAGGGGGCGACCCGACTCGTGGACCGGCCGGAGGTCGCGGCCCGCCTCGACCAGGCCGTCGATGATCTCGACGCCACGATCAAGGACATCCGTCGGGCGATCTTCGGACTCAGTTCCCTCGACACGGCGGGTGACGTGCAGGCCGAGGTCACACGTCTGGTCGACCGGGCTGCGTCGACGCTGAGTTTCCGGCCCTCGCTCCGGTTCGAGGGGCCGGTCCGGACCCTGGTCACGGCCGACCTCGCCCCTGACCTGCTGGCCGTTCTCGCCGAGGGGTTGTCCAACGCCACTCGACATGCGGAGGCGAACGCCATCGAGGTGGTCGTCGACGTGAGCGGGCACGACGTGGTGCTCACGGTGCGCGATGACGGCCGCGGCATCTCGGGCACCGGCTCGGAGAGCGGGCTGGCCAACATCCGGGTCCGGGCCGAGCAGCGCGGGGGGACACTGGCCGTCGATTCGGCGCCCGGCCAGGGCACCGCGCTCACCTGGACAGTGCCGCGTCGTCGAGAAGGCGACGGTCCAACTCCTCCGTCTTGA
- a CDS encoding pyridoxamine 5'-phosphate oxidase family protein, which yields MSQELISPETDVQPGRLVVLSDAECWDLVRSRPVGRVAWSGVDGVSVVPVNYAVVDGQILLRTTPYSLLARDCPNREVAFEVDDLDETVHGGWSVLLRGRCEREERLSEGKAPWVTGPRILGMRIDVRSVSGRRVEPPSRH from the coding sequence ATGTCCCAGGAACTGATCTCCCCGGAAACCGACGTACAGCCCGGACGACTCGTCGTCCTCAGCGACGCGGAGTGCTGGGACCTGGTCCGGAGCCGACCCGTCGGCAGGGTGGCGTGGTCCGGGGTCGACGGCGTGTCCGTGGTGCCGGTGAACTACGCCGTCGTGGACGGGCAGATCCTGCTCCGCACCACGCCGTACTCCCTCTTGGCCCGCGACTGCCCTAACCGCGAGGTCGCGTTCGAGGTCGACGACCTGGACGAAACTGTCCACGGCGGCTGGAGCGTCCTGCTTCGGGGACGCTGCGAGCGTGAGGAACGCCTGTCGGAAGGCAAGGCGCCGTGGGTCACCGGACCCCGCATCCTCGGGATGCGCATCGACGTCCGGTCGGTGTCTGGGCGGCGTGTGGAACCGCCGTCCAGGCACTGA
- a CDS encoding response regulator transcription factor yields the protein MSDETSPSVPQQIRVYLLDDHEMIRRGIRDLLQSEGDIVVVGESDSAVEATSRIPALRPDVAILDARLPDGSGIDVCRDVRSVDPSIAALILTSYDDDDALFSAIMAGAAGYVLKQVRGNDLLDMVRRVAAGQSTLDPMVTAQVLERIRSGPPVNKELDSLTDQESRILDLIGEGLTNRQIARELSLAEKTVKNYVSSLLAKLGMSSRTQAAIYAVRNTSGTPD from the coding sequence GTGAGTGATGAGACAAGCCCTTCGGTCCCGCAGCAGATCCGGGTCTACCTCCTCGACGACCACGAGATGATCCGGCGCGGGATCCGCGACCTCCTGCAGAGCGAGGGGGACATCGTCGTGGTGGGGGAGTCCGATTCAGCGGTCGAAGCAACCAGCCGGATCCCGGCGCTGCGTCCGGACGTGGCCATCCTGGATGCCCGGCTCCCGGACGGCTCCGGCATTGACGTGTGCCGCGACGTGCGGTCCGTGGATCCGTCGATCGCGGCACTCATCCTGACGTCGTACGACGACGATGACGCGCTGTTCTCCGCGATCATGGCGGGCGCCGCGGGGTACGTCCTGAAGCAGGTGCGGGGCAACGACCTGCTCGACATGGTGCGCCGGGTCGCGGCCGGCCAGTCGACCCTCGATCCGATGGTGACGGCGCAGGTCCTGGAACGGATTCGCTCGGGGCCGCCGGTCAACAAGGAACTTGATTCGCTGACGGATCAGGAGAGCCGAATTCTCGACCTGATCGGCGAAGGCCTGACCAACCGGCAGATTGCCCGCGAGTTGAGTCTGGCCGAGAAGACGGTCAAGAACTACGTCTCGTCGCTGCTCGCGAAGCTGGGCATGTCCAGCAGGACGCAGGCGGCGATCTACGCCGTCAGGAACACGTCCGGGACTCCCGACTGA
- a CDS encoding nitroreductase family protein, whose amino-acid sequence MTQVRTARVDHAPAAVVERLVALAGLAPSVHNTQPWLWEYVDQRLTLHADHRRQLAAEDPSGRNLTISCGAALHHLEFAASALGWETAVHHLPVPSDRGVLAEVVVGRTGPHPVDAEAIRLLRERCTDRRRFTAWPVPGDRLDTLCRTAALWGAEAQAVTDEASRFRLELLANQALTTMEFDRQQRAEQDSWIDRADAAGIPHALLPHHPDPLQARSRFQPGLLEDARLALHGCDRVIAIGSAADDVEGWIVAGQALSAVWLEAARQGLSVVPMSQPIEDADARAEITRDVLGSAFVPHILLRVGWQAMGRRELARTPRRPLQEVLNHRALRGAKGPDGAGIPTVGEAQSGP is encoded by the coding sequence GTGACCCAGGTACGCACCGCACGCGTCGACCATGCGCCAGCCGCTGTGGTCGAGCGACTGGTCGCCCTCGCTGGCCTCGCGCCGAGCGTCCACAACACCCAGCCCTGGCTGTGGGAGTACGTCGACCAGCGCCTCACCCTCCATGCCGATCACCGGCGCCAGCTGGCGGCCGAGGACCCGTCCGGTCGGAATCTCACCATCAGTTGCGGCGCCGCACTCCACCATCTGGAGTTCGCGGCCAGCGCACTCGGCTGGGAGACAGCGGTGCATCACCTGCCGGTGCCCTCGGACCGTGGGGTCCTGGCCGAGGTGGTGGTGGGGCGCACCGGCCCCCATCCGGTCGATGCCGAGGCCATCCGTCTCCTGCGTGAGCGATGCACTGATCGCCGACGCTTCACTGCCTGGCCGGTGCCCGGTGATCGGCTCGACACCCTGTGCCGGACGGCCGCACTCTGGGGGGCTGAGGCGCAGGCCGTCACCGATGAGGCGTCCCGGTTCCGTCTCGAACTCCTGGCGAACCAGGCGCTGACGACGATGGAGTTCGACCGGCAACAACGCGCCGAGCAGGACAGCTGGATCGATCGCGCCGACGCCGCGGGCATCCCCCACGCCCTGCTCCCGCATCACCCTGATCCGCTTCAGGCCCGCTCCCGCTTCCAGCCGGGGCTCCTCGAGGATGCTCGCCTCGCGCTGCACGGCTGCGACCGCGTCATCGCCATCGGCAGTGCTGCCGACGACGTCGAAGGGTGGATCGTTGCCGGCCAGGCTCTCAGTGCGGTGTGGCTGGAGGCGGCGCGACAAGGCCTGTCGGTCGTCCCCATGAGCCAGCCGATCGAGGATGCCGACGCTCGCGCCGAGATCACCCGGGACGTCCTCGGCAGCGCGTTCGTTCCCCACATCCTGCTGCGGGTGGGATGGCAAGCAATGGGCCGACGCGAACTCGCACGCACCCCGCGGCGTCCGCTGCAGGAGGTACTGAACCACCGTGCGCTCCGGGGGGCCAAAGGTCCCGACGGAGCGGGGATTCCGACCGTGGGCGAGGCGCAGTCCGGTCCCTAG
- a CDS encoding cytochrome ubiquinol oxidase subunit I, giving the protein MDPTDIARWQFAITTVYHFLFVPITIGLSAIIAGYEITWLRTGNEMWLRLTKFFGKLFLINVAIGIVTGIVQEFQFGMNWSDYSRFVGDVFGAPLAVEGLLAFFLESTFLGLWIFGWDRLPPKLHAACMVLFHIGTLLSSYFILAANSWMQNPVGFAYNPETGRAEMNDFAAVMFNKVQLVTFPHVVLSAYMTGAAFVVGIALWHLRRATTTTDRTMYRKAVRGGAGVVLVAALGVMISGDFQGKIMTEVQPMKMAAAEGLYDTENPADFSLFQLGTLDGEEETFAVKIPGLLSYLATGAPKGEVEGINQLRERYQEQYGADPGAAYYSPGDYTPVIPLTYWTFRLMMGLGMAGAVVAAWVLWATRGDRSPQGRSVLVAAIALPFLPLFANSFGWIFTEMGRQPWAVFGLMTTEHSVSPGLSTAEAWTSLLALTAVYAVLAVIEIRLLFTWIAKGAETLPAPDDPAGDNDDRPLAFAY; this is encoded by the coding sequence GTGGATCCGACCGACATCGCGAGGTGGCAGTTCGCCATCACGACCGTCTATCACTTCCTCTTCGTCCCGATCACCATTGGACTGTCGGCGATCATTGCTGGCTACGAGATCACCTGGCTGCGGACCGGCAATGAGATGTGGCTTCGCCTGACGAAGTTCTTCGGGAAGCTCTTCCTGATCAACGTCGCGATCGGGATCGTCACCGGCATCGTGCAGGAGTTCCAGTTCGGCATGAACTGGAGCGACTACTCCCGCTTCGTCGGGGACGTCTTCGGTGCACCGCTCGCCGTCGAAGGCCTGCTCGCGTTCTTCCTGGAGTCGACCTTCCTCGGACTCTGGATCTTCGGCTGGGACCGGCTGCCCCCGAAGCTCCACGCCGCCTGCATGGTGCTCTTCCACATCGGCACCCTGCTGTCGTCGTACTTCATCCTGGCGGCCAACTCGTGGATGCAGAACCCGGTCGGGTTCGCCTACAACCCAGAGACCGGCCGGGCGGAGATGAACGACTTCGCCGCCGTCATGTTCAACAAGGTGCAGCTCGTGACGTTCCCCCACGTCGTGCTGTCGGCCTACATGACCGGCGCCGCGTTCGTGGTCGGCATCGCCCTGTGGCACCTGCGGCGGGCGACGACGACCACCGATCGCACCATGTATCGCAAGGCGGTCCGCGGCGGCGCCGGCGTCGTGCTCGTTGCTGCTCTCGGCGTCATGATCAGCGGCGACTTCCAGGGCAAGATCATGACCGAGGTGCAGCCGATGAAGATGGCCGCAGCCGAGGGGCTCTACGACACGGAGAACCCTGCGGACTTCTCGCTCTTCCAGCTCGGCACGCTGGATGGTGAGGAGGAGACGTTCGCGGTCAAGATCCCGGGCCTGCTGTCCTACCTCGCCACGGGCGCACCCAAGGGTGAGGTCGAGGGAATCAACCAGCTCCGCGAGCGCTATCAGGAGCAGTACGGCGCCGACCCGGGTGCCGCTTACTACTCCCCCGGCGACTACACCCCCGTCATCCCGCTGACCTACTGGACCTTCCGACTGATGATGGGCCTCGGCATGGCCGGTGCGGTCGTCGCCGCCTGGGTCCTGTGGGCCACCCGCGGAGACCGGTCCCCGCAGGGCCGCAGCGTGCTCGTCGCGGCGATCGCCCTGCCGTTCCTCCCGCTGTTCGCCAACTCCTTCGGCTGGATCTTCACCGAGATGGGTCGCCAACCGTGGGCCGTCTTCGGCCTGATGACGACCGAGCACTCCGTCTCGCCCGGTCTCAGCACCGCCGAGGCCTGGACCTCCCTGCTCGCCCTCACCGCCGTGTACGCCGTCCTCGCAGTCATCGAGATTCGGCTGCTGTTCACGTGGATCGCCAAGGGCGCCGAGACCCTCCCCGCACCCGACGATCCGGCAGGCGACAACGACGACCGTCCGCTCGCCTTCGCCTACTGA